Proteins encoded within one genomic window of Thermococcus celer Vu 13 = JCM 8558:
- a CDS encoding DNA-directed DNA polymerase II small subunit — MGLIDDLLANNYLITPSAYYLLADAYKREFTLAELIKFVSARGTFVVDSKLAKEFLSERGLTPMETSTDSIAGEGHPLDEYISPESTSSGEISKETGIYGESVELTTPTPEITEEITPHESPPQTFISTGTPSEKSPETYETPKSGEEEGNFSADESYVSTGGAGVEGAGEGPELETETGEPKLSGDLEKSLPVESEPDEELQPENGNGYLNGDENGNGVKPRVVYGDYGVPIAYEAEEVPEEEKSYSVYSDFKTSPKEGFHYRAKEIPDDYEVAFDVKNVKFTPPKAKNAAGKEGDVIIKVYSDYFRSRLRKMRRILRENPEIGGVIDIGKLSYVKGEEDVTIIGLVNSKRETAKGFMFEVEDNTGIIKVFINRNNEESEKFFQIMPDAVVAFRGRPSGRGIFFANRIYLPDVPKFRREKPPLEEKVYAVLLSDIHVGSNKFCEKAFMRFLEWLNGEVNNRAEEEFVSRIKYMVLAGDVVDGVGIYPGQYNELAIPDIFDQYEALANLLRNVPDHITMFIGPGNHDAARTALPQPGFYEEYARPLMKLKNAVIISNPAVVRLHGRDFLIAHGRGIEDVVSIIPNRSHHRPAEAMLDLLKLRHVAPTFGEKVPIAPDPEDTLVIESVPDLFQAGHVHVMEYKTYNGVFLINSGTWQAQTEFQKMVNIVPTPARVPIIDVETAKLRAVVRFDRYCEGV, encoded by the coding sequence ATGGGCCTGATAGATGATTTGCTGGCCAACAACTACCTGATCACCCCCTCGGCCTACTATCTTCTCGCCGATGCCTACAAGCGGGAGTTCACGCTGGCCGAGTTGATAAAGTTCGTAAGCGCACGGGGAACCTTCGTGGTGGACTCCAAACTGGCGAAGGAATTTCTATCCGAGAGGGGTCTCACTCCAATGGAAACGTCCACCGACTCCATCGCCGGGGAGGGGCATCCCCTGGATGAATACATCTCTCCTGAATCCACTTCTTCCGGTGAAATTTCGAAGGAAACCGGGATTTATGGCGAATCTGTCGAGTTAACAACCCCCACACCAGAAATAACCGAAGAAATCACTCCTCATGAAAGTCCCCCCCAGACCTTTATTTCCACTGGAACCCCCTCTGAAAAAAGCCCGGAAACATATGAAACACCCAAATCAGGGGAAGAAGAGGGCAACTTTTCTGCGGATGAGAGTTATGTTTCCACTGGAGGTGCCGGGGTCGAGGGGGCTGGGGAAGGCCCCGAGCTCGAAACGGAAACCGGGGAACCGAAGTTATCAGGGGATTTGGAGAAATCCCTTCCAGTGGAAAGCGAACCCGATGAGGAACTCCAACCCGAAAACGGCAACGGCTACCTCAACGGCGATGAGAACGGAAACGGGGTTAAACCCAGGGTCGTCTACGGTGACTACGGCGTTCCCATAGCCTACGAGGCTGAAGAGGTTCCTGAGGAGGAAAAGAGCTACTCCGTTTACTCAGATTTCAAAACATCTCCGAAGGAGGGCTTCCACTACCGAGCGAAGGAGATCCCGGATGATTACGAGGTGGCCTTCGACGTAAAGAACGTTAAGTTCACCCCCCCAAAGGCGAAGAACGCCGCCGGAAAGGAGGGGGACGTCATAATAAAGGTTTACTCCGATTACTTCCGCAGCAGGCTTAGAAAGATGCGGAGGATTCTACGCGAGAACCCCGAGATAGGCGGGGTCATAGACATAGGCAAGCTGAGCTACGTGAAGGGCGAGGAGGATGTAACGATAATCGGCCTCGTGAACAGCAAGCGCGAGACCGCCAAGGGCTTCATGTTCGAGGTCGAGGACAACACGGGTATCATCAAGGTCTTCATCAACCGGAACAACGAGGAGAGCGAGAAGTTCTTCCAGATAATGCCCGATGCGGTGGTGGCCTTCAGGGGCCGTCCTTCCGGAAGGGGGATATTCTTCGCGAACCGTATTTACCTGCCCGACGTTCCGAAGTTCCGGCGCGAGAAGCCGCCGCTCGAGGAGAAGGTCTACGCGGTTCTCCTGAGCGACATCCACGTGGGGAGCAACAAGTTCTGCGAGAAGGCCTTCATGCGCTTCCTCGAGTGGCTGAACGGTGAGGTGAACAACCGCGCCGAGGAGGAGTTCGTCAGCAGGATAAAGTACATGGTGCTCGCGGGGGACGTCGTCGACGGCGTCGGCATCTACCCCGGCCAGTACAACGAGCTCGCCATCCCCGACATCTTCGACCAGTACGAGGCCCTCGCGAACCTCCTGAGAAACGTTCCCGACCACATCACGATGTTCATCGGGCCCGGCAACCACGACGCGGCGAGGACTGCCCTCCCCCAGCCGGGTTTCTACGAGGAGTACGCCCGGCCGCTGATGAAGCTGAAGAACGCGGTCATAATAAGCAATCCGGCCGTTGTACGCCTTCACGGCAGGGACTTCCTCATCGCCCACGGGAGGGGGATAGAGGACGTGGTGAGCATCATTCCGAACAGGAGCCATCACCGCCCCGCGGAGGCGATGCTCGACCTCCTCAAGCTCCGACACGTGGCACCGACCTTCGGGGAGAAGGTCCCGATAGCCCCGGATCCGGAGGATACCCTCGTTATAGAATCGGTTCCCGACCTCTTCCAGGCGGGCCACGTCCACGTCATGGAGTACAAGACCTACAACGGCGTTTTTCTGATAAACTCGGGCACGTGGCAGGCCCAGACCGAGTTCCAGAAGATGGTCAACATAGTCCCGACCCCGGCGAGGGTTCCGATAATCGACGTGGAGACCGCAAAGCTGAGGGCCGTCGTGAGGTTCGACCGGTACTGCGAGGGGGTTTGA
- a CDS encoding DNA-directed DNA polymerase II large subunit, with product MSEIYSPEMKAYFESLQREIDRAYEIARKAREQGKDPSLEVEVPQATDMAGRVESLVGPKGVAERIRALVREYGKELAALKVVDEIIDGRFGDLGGKEKYAEQAVRTALAILTEGIVSAPLEGIADVKIKRNTWSDGSEYLALYYAGPIRSSGGTAQALSVLVGDYVRKKLGLDRFKPSEEHIERMVEEVDLYHRAVTRLQYHPEADEVRLAMRNIPIEITGEETDKVEVSHRDVPGVETNHLRGGAILVLAEGVLQKAKKLVKYIDKMGVDGWDWIKEFVDAKERGKVEGNSETPESTPAESGTREETVEAVERGFYYGLYEKFRANVAPNKKYTKEIIGGRPLFAEPSTNGGFRLRYGRSRVSGFATWSVNPATMLILDEFIAIGTQMKTERPGKGCIVTPATTVEGPIVKLKDGSVVRVDDYETALKVKDRIAEILYVGDALVNFGDFVENNQTLLPANYAEEWWVQELVKAIADTYEVELRPFSDNPREAVEEAGEYLEVDPEFLESLLRDPLRVRPTVEVAIHLSKVLDIPFHPYYTLYWNTLKPEEVEELQRALLGAQIEWDEYMKNKFARKVVLENDPKIKRYLELLGLPHRLERVEGKKKVIVVDYPWSAALLTPLGNLEWEFKVRPFHTVVDVINAENRIKLRDRGISWIGARMGRPEKAKERKMKPPVQVLFPIGLAGGPSRDIKKAAEEGKVASVEIAFFRCPECGHVGPEHVCPVCGTRKELLWHCPRCNVDYPEGEAKKFDFHCPKCGAELEPYARRTIKPSELLRSAMENVRVYGIDMLKGVRGMTSGYKMAEPLEKGLLRVKNGVYVFKDGTIRFDATDAPITHFRPREIGVSVEKLRELGYTHDFEGKPLESDDQILELKVQDVILPKAAGEYLLKVANFIDDLLERFYGLPRFYNAERMEDLIGHLVIGLAPHTSAGIIGRIIGFSDVLVGYAHPYYHAAKRRNCFPGDTRILVQLDGKPARITLRELYELFEGESYDNMVYVRKKPKIDVKVYSFDPESGRVVLTNIEDVIKAPSTDHLIRFELELGRSFETTVDHPVLVYENGKFVEKRAFEVKEGDRILVPKLEFEESSIERFDLLNAFSDERFTDMWDVIMVRGLSKWLSSRGFKVKWDYLRRDSIPLRELLVILEENRLSFEDVPDCWLAFKRDKVRIKRFVPVKPLMRVLGYYLAEGYARTSDSVYQISFSIAEEEVREDLKRALREAFGDGFGIYERGEKVTVGSRVLYLLFTEVFGAGKNAHTKRVPQLIYPLSRNLVAEMLRAYFEGDGTVIGTKPTVVVYSVSRALLEDIDTLLISKFGLYASWSVDRNANSRPGNVVQKYHRAKGDAVPVSKVYHLTLYGTQALNFMKQIGFVSKRKNDVAKWWSGHNFKPYSRATDLGVLLKVKSVEFTKSPDEFVYSLNASKYHTVIVGNNIATSNCDGDEDAVMLLLDALLNFSRYYLPEKRGGKMDAPLVVTTRLDPREVDSEVHNMDVVRYYPLEFYAATYAMKSPKEVKFIERVEDRLGKPGMYEGLKFTHDTDDIGLGPKMSLYKQLGDMVEKVERQLALAERIRAVDEHHVAETIINSHLVPDLRGNLRSFTRQEFRCVKCNTKYRRPPLEGRCPKCGGKIVLTVSKGAIEKYLPTAKLLVTRYNVLDYTRQRICLTEKDVKTLFENVFPEKQRTLMGLSADVCEKMIKERTGRSNGRNGYLDEFNGKLKKSGAGKTAEKKKESVPKRSEKKGTAKEKGKEKKETNGKPSEGLEKAVKKGKTSKKRKKGISLDEFFGS from the coding sequence ATGTCTGAGATTTATTCTCCAGAGATGAAGGCTTACTTCGAGTCCCTCCAGCGGGAGATAGACAGGGCCTACGAGATAGCTCGAAAGGCGCGCGAGCAGGGGAAGGATCCGAGCCTCGAGGTCGAGGTTCCCCAGGCAACGGACATGGCCGGCCGTGTCGAGAGCCTCGTGGGGCCGAAGGGCGTGGCCGAGAGGATACGGGCCCTCGTCAGGGAGTACGGCAAGGAACTGGCGGCCCTGAAGGTCGTTGACGAGATAATCGACGGCAGGTTCGGCGACCTCGGGGGCAAGGAGAAGTACGCCGAGCAGGCGGTGAGAACCGCCCTCGCGATCCTCACGGAGGGGATAGTCTCGGCCCCCCTCGAGGGGATAGCCGACGTTAAAATCAAGCGCAACACTTGGAGCGATGGTTCCGAGTACCTCGCCCTCTACTACGCGGGCCCGATAAGGAGCTCCGGCGGGACGGCCCAGGCGCTGAGCGTTCTGGTCGGGGACTACGTCAGGAAGAAACTCGGCCTCGACCGCTTCAAGCCGAGCGAGGAGCATATCGAGAGGATGGTCGAGGAGGTGGACCTCTACCACAGGGCCGTCACGCGCCTGCAGTACCATCCCGAGGCAGACGAGGTAAGGCTCGCTATGAGGAACATACCGATAGAGATAACCGGTGAGGAGACGGATAAGGTTGAGGTCTCCCATCGGGACGTCCCGGGAGTTGAGACCAACCACCTCCGCGGCGGCGCCATCCTCGTTTTGGCCGAGGGTGTGCTCCAGAAGGCGAAGAAGCTCGTTAAGTACATAGACAAGATGGGTGTCGATGGCTGGGACTGGATAAAGGAGTTCGTCGATGCCAAGGAGAGGGGTAAGGTCGAGGGGAACTCCGAAACCCCTGAATCCACGCCCGCTGAGTCGGGAACCAGAGAGGAGACCGTGGAAGCGGTTGAGAGGGGCTTTTACTACGGGCTTTACGAGAAGTTCAGGGCGAACGTTGCCCCCAACAAGAAGTACACCAAGGAGATAATAGGCGGGAGGCCGCTCTTCGCCGAGCCCTCAACGAACGGCGGCTTTCGCTTGAGATACGGTCGCTCCCGCGTCAGCGGTTTCGCCACCTGGAGCGTGAACCCCGCCACGATGCTTATTCTGGACGAGTTCATAGCCATAGGCACGCAGATGAAGACGGAGCGGCCCGGGAAGGGCTGTATCGTGACCCCCGCTACCACCGTCGAGGGGCCGATAGTCAAGCTCAAGGACGGAAGTGTGGTGAGGGTCGACGACTACGAGACGGCCCTGAAAGTCAAAGACAGGATAGCGGAGATACTCTACGTCGGGGACGCCCTGGTGAACTTCGGTGACTTCGTCGAGAACAACCAGACGCTCCTGCCAGCGAACTACGCCGAGGAATGGTGGGTTCAGGAGCTCGTTAAGGCCATAGCGGACACCTACGAGGTCGAGCTCAGGCCCTTCTCCGACAACCCGCGCGAGGCCGTTGAGGAGGCCGGGGAGTACCTCGAAGTCGACCCGGAATTCCTCGAGAGCCTCCTGAGAGACCCCCTCCGCGTCAGGCCCACCGTCGAGGTCGCGATACACCTATCGAAGGTCCTCGATATCCCGTTCCACCCTTACTACACCCTCTACTGGAACACGTTAAAGCCCGAAGAGGTTGAGGAGCTCCAGCGGGCTTTGCTCGGGGCTCAAATCGAGTGGGACGAGTACATGAAGAATAAATTCGCGAGGAAGGTCGTCCTGGAGAACGACCCGAAGATCAAGCGCTACCTCGAGCTCCTCGGCCTCCCGCACAGGCTCGAGCGCGTTGAGGGGAAGAAAAAGGTCATCGTCGTTGACTACCCCTGGAGCGCCGCCCTTCTAACCCCCCTCGGCAACCTCGAATGGGAGTTCAAAGTGAGGCCATTCCACACCGTCGTGGACGTAATCAACGCGGAGAACCGTATAAAGCTCCGCGACAGGGGGATAAGCTGGATAGGGGCGAGGATGGGGCGGCCCGAGAAGGCCAAGGAGAGGAAGATGAAGCCGCCGGTCCAGGTTCTCTTTCCGATAGGTCTCGCCGGCGGCCCGAGCAGGGACATCAAGAAGGCCGCAGAGGAAGGCAAAGTGGCGAGCGTGGAGATAGCCTTCTTCAGATGCCCGGAGTGCGGCCACGTGGGACCCGAGCACGTCTGCCCGGTCTGCGGCACGAGGAAGGAACTCCTCTGGCACTGCCCCAGGTGCAACGTCGATTACCCCGAGGGAGAGGCAAAGAAGTTCGACTTCCACTGTCCGAAGTGCGGCGCCGAGCTGGAGCCCTACGCGCGGAGAACGATAAAGCCCTCCGAACTCCTCCGCAGTGCGATGGAGAACGTCAGGGTCTACGGGATAGACATGCTCAAGGGCGTCCGCGGTATGACCTCCGGCTACAAGATGGCCGAGCCCCTCGAGAAGGGCCTTTTGCGGGTTAAAAACGGTGTCTACGTCTTCAAAGATGGTACGATTCGCTTCGACGCCACCGATGCACCGATAACCCACTTCCGGCCGAGGGAAATCGGGGTGAGCGTTGAAAAGCTGCGGGAACTCGGCTACACCCACGACTTCGAGGGCAAACCCCTTGAGAGCGACGACCAGATACTCGAGCTGAAGGTTCAGGACGTTATCCTCCCGAAGGCCGCGGGGGAGTACCTGCTCAAGGTGGCGAACTTCATCGACGACCTCCTCGAGCGGTTCTACGGCCTGCCGAGGTTCTACAACGCCGAGAGGATGGAGGACCTCATCGGCCACCTCGTCATCGGCCTGGCCCCGCACACGTCCGCCGGCATCATCGGCCGGATAATAGGCTTCTCTGACGTCCTCGTGGGCTACGCGCACCCCTACTACCACGCGGCGAAGAGGAGGAACTGCTTCCCGGGCGATACGAGAATTTTGGTTCAGTTGGATGGCAAACCAGCTCGGATAACACTCCGTGAGCTCTATGAGCTGTTTGAAGGGGAGAGTTATGATAACATGGTCTATGTCAGGAAGAAACCGAAAATAGACGTTAAAGTTTATTCCTTCGACCCAGAGAGCGGCAGGGTCGTTCTTACTAACATAGAGGACGTTATAAAGGCGCCGAGTACCGACCATCTCATTCGCTTTGAGCTTGAACTCGGAAGGAGCTTTGAAACGACGGTTGACCATCCTGTTCTGGTCTATGAGAACGGAAAGTTCGTGGAAAAGCGGGCCTTTGAGGTTAAGGAAGGCGACAGAATACTCGTTCCAAAGCTTGAATTTGAAGAGAGTAGTATTGAACGCTTCGACTTACTCAATGCCTTCTCCGATGAGAGGTTCACGGATATGTGGGATGTCATCATGGTTCGTGGACTCTCAAAGTGGCTATCTTCACGTGGATTTAAAGTTAAATGGGATTACCTTCGCAGGGATTCAATACCTCTGAGGGAGCTTTTGGTGATCCTAGAGGAAAATAGGCTTTCGTTTGAAGACGTCCCAGACTGCTGGCTGGCTTTTAAGCGTGATAAAGTTAGAATAAAGAGGTTTGTGCCGGTAAAACCACTGATGAGGGTTCTTGGCTATTATCTTGCAGAGGGCTATGCAAGAACGAGCGACAGCGTTTACCAGATAAGTTTCTCCATAGCCGAGGAGGAAGTACGCGAAGACCTCAAGAGGGCATTGAGAGAGGCTTTTGGCGATGGCTTTGGAATCTATGAACGTGGGGAGAAAGTTACAGTGGGTTCCCGCGTCCTCTACCTGCTCTTTACTGAGGTCTTTGGTGCAGGAAAGAATGCCCACACAAAGCGCGTCCCGCAACTAATTTACCCCCTATCTAGGAACTTAGTGGCGGAGATGCTGAGGGCTTACTTTGAGGGGGATGGGACGGTTATTGGCACCAAACCTACGGTAGTCGTGTACAGTGTTAGCAGGGCACTTTTGGAAGATATCGACACCCTGTTGATTTCCAAATTTGGTCTCTATGCGAGTTGGAGCGTGGATAGAAACGCCAACTCCCGTCCGGGCAACGTTGTTCAAAAATATCACCGGGCAAAGGGTGATGCAGTCCCAGTATCTAAGGTTTATCATCTCACCCTCTACGGCACTCAGGCATTGAATTTCATGAAACAGATTGGGTTTGTCAGCAAAAGAAAGAACGACGTTGCTAAGTGGTGGAGTGGCCATAATTTCAAGCCGTATAGCCGTGCCACGGATCTGGGCGTTCTTCTCAAGGTTAAATCCGTTGAGTTCACCAAGTCTCCCGATGAATTCGTGTACTCGCTGAATGCCTCTAAGTATCATACTGTTATAGTTGGTAATAATATTGCTACTTCAAATTGTGACGGAGACGAAGACGCCGTCATGCTCCTCCTCGATGCCCTCCTCAACTTCAGCAGGTACTACCTGCCGGAAAAGCGCGGCGGGAAGATGGACGCGCCCCTCGTCGTCACCACCCGTCTGGACCCGCGCGAGGTCGACAGCGAGGTCCACAACATGGACGTCGTCCGCTACTACCCGCTCGAGTTCTACGCGGCGACCTACGCGATGAAGTCTCCTAAGGAGGTTAAGTTCATCGAGCGCGTCGAGGACCGCCTCGGGAAGCCGGGGATGTACGAGGGGCTGAAGTTCACCCACGACACCGACGACATCGGCCTCGGCCCGAAGATGAGCCTGTACAAACAGCTCGGCGACATGGTCGAGAAGGTGGAGCGCCAGCTCGCCCTGGCGGAAAGGATAAGGGCCGTCGATGAGCACCACGTGGCCGAGACGATAATCAACTCCCATCTCGTCCCGGACCTGAGGGGCAACCTGAGGAGCTTCACCCGGCAGGAGTTCAGGTGCGTGAAGTGCAACACGAAGTACCGCCGTCCACCCCTGGAGGGCAGGTGTCCCAAGTGCGGCGGCAAGATAGTCCTCACGGTCAGCAAGGGGGCCATAGAGAAGTACCTCCCGACCGCGAAGCTTCTGGTCACGAGGTACAACGTCCTGGACTACACCAGGCAGAGGATATGCCTAACGGAGAAGGACGTAAAGACCCTCTTCGAGAACGTCTTTCCAGAGAAGCAGAGAACGCTAATGGGCCTATCCGCTGACGTCTGCGAGAAAATGATCAAGGAGAGGACGGGCAGGTCCAACGGCAGGAACGGCTACCTCGACGAGTTCAACGGGAAGCTCAAAAAATCCGGGGCTGGAAAAACGGCCGAGAAAAAGAAGGAATCGGTCCCCAAACGCTCTGAGAAGAAGGGAACGGCAAAGGAGAAGGGGAAGGAGAAAAAGGAAACGAACGGGAAACCGTCCGAGGGGCTGGAGAAAGCGGTTAAGAAGGGAAAAACCTCAAAGAAGAGAAAGAAGGGCATAAGCCTCGACGAGTTCTTCGGTTCTTAA
- a CDS encoding McrB family protein, translated as MIDKADLRTFIREYCDERNEQVISNIKDFQKILNEIRETEDYEKLKEALLKTHSGKNILRFHAKTTEDLKNLWEKFIKEVLETPPEKLLEDIDERFKRWKQIKGAGKGLISEVLAFYYPEYFAPWNNVVEWYFTEFGWGKPEKYSEVLKHLGELRDIFKEECRDKPINFIVVDYFGWWLKNKQEENKIPQSSQENKREHKLPSLARYFEYTGYYYPPHLVAQFYTALKTKGFVILSGLTGTGKTKIAQELAELLDPSKENFIFLSVRPDWRDSKPLLGYYNPLLTDQYQKTPLLDLLLRATHDYKENGKNAMPYFVLLDEMNLAHVEYYFADFLSVLESGRDENGFTRESIKLHDVEKVEEEQGIPKEIKLPPNLYIIGTVNMDETTYSFSPKVLDRAFTVEFHDVELKGYPPETAEQESSELPETLRREILNDLREENGKFLARSKEEINKAVKELKRTKYWNALENLNQALEPYDLHFGYRVVDEIALFFKKARESQEGGIVEFKDEDEIFDLALLMKVLPKFHGNRRKLEKPLLVVLKMAKEGGLKGDEAEKGTDELWKDILGEDALKKLVERIIEELGKTGDYKYRHTARKVLRMLRQLYEIGFASFS; from the coding sequence ATGATAGATAAAGCCGATCTCAGAACGTTTATTAGGGAATATTGTGATGAAAGGAATGAGCAGGTGATATCCAATATTAAAGATTTTCAAAAAATTCTCAATGAGATCAGAGAAACCGAAGACTACGAAAAACTGAAGGAAGCACTTCTAAAGACACATTCTGGGAAAAATATCCTTCGATTTCATGCCAAAACAACAGAAGATCTAAAAAACCTCTGGGAGAAATTCATCAAAGAGGTCTTAGAAACTCCACCAGAAAAGCTCCTCGAAGACATAGATGAACGATTTAAGAGGTGGAAACAAATTAAAGGGGCAGGAAAAGGTTTGATTTCAGAGGTTCTTGCATTCTACTATCCGGAATATTTTGCTCCATGGAACAACGTGGTTGAATGGTACTTTACGGAATTCGGGTGGGGAAAACCAGAGAAGTACTCAGAAGTCCTTAAGCATCTTGGAGAGTTAAGGGACATATTTAAGGAAGAGTGCAGAGATAAACCCATCAACTTCATAGTGGTGGATTATTTTGGATGGTGGCTTAAAAATAAACAGGAAGAAAACAAAATCCCACAGAGCTCACAGGAAAACAAAAGGGAGCATAAACTTCCCTCGTTGGCAAGATATTTTGAATATACAGGGTACTACTATCCCCCACATTTAGTCGCCCAGTTCTACACGGCCCTGAAGACCAAGGGATTCGTCATTCTCTCTGGCCTCACAGGAACTGGAAAGACGAAGATAGCGCAGGAGCTCGCCGAGCTACTCGATCCCTCAAAGGAGAACTTCATCTTCCTCTCGGTTCGCCCTGACTGGAGGGATTCAAAGCCCCTGCTCGGCTACTACAATCCCTTATTAACTGATCAGTATCAAAAAACGCCTCTACTGGATCTATTACTGAGAGCAACCCACGACTACAAAGAAAACGGAAAGAACGCGATGCCCTACTTCGTCCTCCTCGACGAGATGAACCTCGCCCACGTGGAGTACTACTTCGCCGACTTCCTCAGCGTCCTCGAGAGCGGCAGGGATGAGAACGGTTTCACGAGGGAGAGCATAAAGCTTCACGATGTCGAAAAAGTCGAAGAGGAACAGGGAATTCCAAAGGAGATAAAGCTCCCGCCCAACCTGTACATCATCGGAACCGTCAACATGGACGAGACCACCTACTCCTTCAGCCCCAAAGTCCTCGACAGGGCCTTCACGGTGGAGTTCCATGATGTAGAGCTCAAAGGATACCCGCCTGAAACGGCAGAGCAGGAATCGTCTGAACTCCCCGAAACTCTCAGGAGGGAGATACTGAACGATCTAAGGGAAGAAAACGGAAAATTCCTTGCCCGTTCCAAGGAGGAGATCAACAAGGCCGTTAAGGAGCTAAAGAGAACCAAATACTGGAACGCACTCGAGAACCTCAACCAGGCCCTCGAGCCCTATGACCTTCACTTCGGCTACCGCGTCGTCGACGAGATAGCGCTCTTCTTCAAAAAGGCCAGAGAAAGCCAGGAAGGGGGAATCGTTGAGTTCAAAGACGAGGATGAGATCTTCGACCTGGCCCTCCTCATGAAGGTCCTCCCGAAGTTCCACGGCAACAGGAGGAAACTCGAGAAGCCCCTGCTGGTGGTCCTCAAGATGGCAAAAGAGGGAGGGCTCAAAGGGGACGAGGCGGAGAAGGGAACGGATGAACTATGGAAAGATATCCTTGGAGAGGATGCCTTGAAAAAACTGGTTGAACGCATTATCGAGGAGCTTGGTAAAACTGGGGACTATAAATACCGGCACACGGCCAGGAAAGTCCTCCGCATGCTCCGTCAGCTCTACGAGATAGGCTTCGCGAGCTTCAGCTAA
- a CDS encoding DUF2357 domain-containing protein: MGVLKDGKVGGSFVEEVEEIQLEDGYELKVKGRSKGKEKGEPKLHEENGTIYLFEWKPYLLAGNQKFTLRLLNQETEAEEIKDGTYIAEFQLRNYTGKSIMEILKDGQPLLKKPIEVLSSKVLDIMGVKRDGQTFKTILNAHEEFYGALLEDIIRISPSLPFSIESPTGFIPEESDDSMNELFAYHYLRNNGERIREAFETVLRRARRKLVEEREWMEPYEVTEVSPDTLLSIAQHSEYLTPAEVNAPIAEYLHGHVPTRVLSSRKYESFDTPENRFAKYFLETLITWAERVIESFGGKIDLSPVKETLEELEFIRSHSLWGEVGEMEFFPYTSQTLLKGDGYRELLQLYREFTAYSPFFDNLWRAVENKDIATLYEYWAFFKLANELGEILRNPKLHIDVTLEGRLSQGAKAYASFRRGWRLYYNRKFVKDSYSVSVRPDFSLVKDGEVVGVFDAKFKLDFPDPEKFAEEDEAMETSPSLETWAKLEDIYKMHTYRDALKAKFAVVVYPGRRSVFFKVNREKKEPWALEDLISGGGVKIEGVGYIRLVPGVRG; encoded by the coding sequence TTGGGAGTTCTGAAGGATGGAAAGGTTGGGGGCAGTTTCGTGGAAGAGGTCGAGGAGATTCAACTTGAGGACGGGTATGAACTTAAAGTGAAGGGCCGCTCAAAGGGCAAAGAAAAGGGAGAACCCAAACTCCACGAGGAGAACGGAACCATCTACCTCTTCGAGTGGAAGCCGTATCTGCTCGCTGGAAACCAGAAATTCACCCTTCGTCTCCTGAATCAGGAAACGGAAGCCGAAGAAATTAAAGACGGGACATATATAGCGGAGTTCCAGCTCAGAAATTACACCGGAAAAAGCATCATGGAGATCCTGAAAGACGGACAACCCCTCCTCAAAAAGCCCATCGAAGTTCTTTCCTCCAAGGTTCTCGACATAATGGGAGTTAAAAGGGATGGCCAAACGTTCAAAACCATCCTTAACGCCCACGAGGAGTTTTACGGAGCCCTACTTGAGGACATTATAAGAATCTCCCCTTCCCTGCCGTTCTCCATCGAGTCACCAACGGGGTTCATCCCGGAAGAAAGCGACGACTCCATGAATGAGCTTTTCGCCTACCACTACCTCCGCAACAACGGGGAGCGCATAAGGGAGGCCTTTGAGACGGTGCTCAGAAGGGCCAGGAGGAAGCTCGTGGAAGAGCGCGAGTGGATGGAGCCATACGAAGTTACGGAGGTCTCGCCCGATACCCTGCTCTCCATCGCTCAGCATTCGGAGTACCTGACGCCCGCGGAAGTGAACGCTCCGATAGCAGAGTACCTCCACGGCCACGTACCGACCAGGGTTCTCAGCTCAAGGAAGTACGAGAGCTTCGACACCCCTGAGAACCGTTTCGCGAAGTATTTCTTAGAGACCTTAATAACCTGGGCCGAACGGGTGATCGAGAGCTTTGGAGGCAAAATAGATCTCTCACCGGTTAAGGAAACGCTCGAGGAGCTGGAGTTCATAAGGAGCCATTCCCTCTGGGGCGAAGTGGGCGAGATGGAGTTCTTTCCTTACACCTCGCAGACCCTCCTCAAGGGCGACGGTTACAGGGAGTTGCTCCAGCTCTACCGCGAGTTCACGGCTTATTCCCCGTTCTTCGACAACCTCTGGAGGGCGGTCGAGAACAAGGACATCGCCACGCTCTACGAGTATTGGGCGTTTTTCAAACTGGCTAATGAACTCGGGGAGATCCTGAGGAACCCAAAGCTCCACATCGATGTAACTCTGGAGGGAAGACTTTCACAGGGAGCAAAAGCGTATGCGTCTTTTAGAAGAGGCTGGAGGCTGTACTACAACCGGAAGTTCGTCAAGGACAGCTACTCGGTATCCGTCAGGCCGGATTTTTCACTCGTTAAGGATGGGGAAGTCGTCGGGGTTTTCGACGCGAAGTTCAAGCTCGATTTTCCTGATCCAGAGAAGTTCGCGGAAGAAGACGAGGCGATGGAAACCAGCCCAAGTCTGGAAACGTGGGCAAAACTCGAGGATATCTACAAGATGCACACCTACCGGGATGCTCTAAAAGCGAAGTTCGCGGTGGTGGTTTATCCGGGAAGGAGGAGCGTATTTTTTAAGGTTAATCGTGAGAAGAAGGAACCATGGGCTCTTGAGGATTTGATATCTGGCGGGGGTGTTAAGATAGAGGGTGTTGGTTACATAAGACTCGTTCCGGGGGTGAGGGGATGA